The genomic interval CGTTCCCGACCGTCGGCTTCAACCTGAACACGGCCGACGCCTGGGCCGCCGGACTCGGCAACCTGGCCGGGACCTGGCCGACCGTGTGGTATCACACGCTCGACAATCCTGCGTCGCTGGCCTTCGTCGAGGCCTTCAAGACCAAATACGGCAAGATCCCGGAAAACCATGCCTGGATCGAATATGTCTCGCTCAAGATGATGGCCCAGGCCATGGAGGAGACCAAGTCGACCGACAGCGAGGCCCTGGTCGACTACCTGGAGAAGGGCGCCGAGTTCGACATCCTCAAGGACCGCAAGGCCTACTTCCGGTCCTGGGACCACCAGCTGATCCAGGAAGCCTATCCCTTCAGCGTCAAGGCGGACGCGACCGACGTCATCGACATGATGGAACTGGGCGCCGCGGTGCCGGGCGCCGACGAATCGCTCGAGGTCATCTATCCGACCCGAGAACAGAACCCCTGCAGCCTCTGAGGCTGCCGGATCGAGGGCGGGCGCCGAACCGGCGCCCGCCATTCGGCGCGGCCGCGGCGCTCAAGCCGGACCGGCCACGCTCCCCTCACCTTGGACATGACCATGCAGTTCGTCTTCCTGATGGAGCAGGTGGTGAACGGCCTCGTGCTCGGAGGCTACTACCTGCTCATCGCGCTCGGCCTGTCGCTGATCTTTAGCGTCGGCGGCATCGTCAACCTGTCGCACGGCGCGTTCTACGCGCTCGGCGCCTATGTCTCGATCGAGATCGCCAAATATCTTGGCTTCGCCGGCGGTGCCATCCTCTCGCCCGTGATCGTCGGCCTGCTCGGCATCCTGTTCGAACGCTTCATCCTGCGACGCTTCTATACCGCCGACCCGATCCTTTCCCTGCTGGTGACCTTCGGCTTCGCCATGATCGGCGAGCAGCTGATCCGCATCCTGTGGGGTGCAGCGCCGATCCCTGTATCGATGCCCGCGGCGATGAAGGGTCCGGTGATGGTCGGCGACTTCCTGTTCTCGCGCTACCGCCTGTTCCTGCTCGCGGTCGTCGTCGTCATCCTCGCCGGCATCTGGTTCCTCCTCAACAAGACAGCCTTCGGCCGCGTCGTGCGCGCCGGGATCCAGAAGCCCGACATGGTCGCGGCCCTCGGCATTCGCCTGCAGCCCTACATGACCGCGGTGATCGTGCTCGGCGTCGGCCTTGCCGCGCTCGGCGGTGCGCTGTTTGCGCCGATCACCATCGTCCACCCCGCCATGGGTGCGGAGATCCTCACCGTCGCCTTCGTGGTGGTGGTCATCGGCGGGCTCGGCAGCTTCTGGGGGGTCATCGTCGCCGCGCTGATGGTCGGCGTGGTGCGCGGCGTGACCATCCACTTCGTCCCGGCCGCCGGTGCCGCGTCCATGTACCTCCTGATGTTCCTGGTGCTGATGCTCCGGCCGCGCGGCCTGTTCGGTGAACGCATAGAGAAATTCGAATAATGACAACGACCCTTCTCACCAAGTACCGGCCCCTGTGGATCGGCATGGCGGCGCTGATCGCGCTGCCGCTGATCATGCCGGTGATCGGCCTGACCGTGAACACGGCGTCCGTCATCGTCATCCTCGCGATCGCGACGATGGGGCTCAACCTGCTGGTCGGCTACACGGGCCTGCATTCCTTCGGCCACAGCATGTGGTTCGGGATCGGCGCCTATGCCGCCGGCCTTGCCCAGACGCACTGGTTCGCCGGCCAGATCGGCCTGCCGATCCTCGTCTCGATGGCCTTCGTCGCGGTCGTCTCGCTGGTCATCGGCGCCCTGATCCTGCGCCGGCGCGGCGTCTATTTCGCCCTGTTGACCCTCGCCCTGGTGGCGCTGAGCTACACTGTCGCCTTCCGCTGGACAGAAGTGACCGGCGGCGAGGACGGCCTCGGCGGACTGCAGCGCGGCAGCCTCGGCCCGATCAGCCTCGATAACAGCACCAACTACTACTACCTCGTCGCCGTGATCGGTCTGGCCGTGCTGTTCTTCATGCTGCGGCTGGAGCGTTCTCCCTTCGGCCATGTCCTGGTCGCGATCCGCGAGAACCAGCTGCGGGCGACGTTCCAGGGCTACAATATCGACCGCTACAAGCTGGCCTCCTTCGTCATCTCCGCGGTGATGACCGGGCTGGCCGGCGCGCTGTCCGGCTTCCAGCACTACATGGTGTCGGCGGAATCGACGTCGATCGCCCTGTCCGGCGAAATGCTGGCCATGGTCGTCATCGGCGGCATGCACAACATCCTCGGCCCGGCGATCGGCGTCGTCTTCTACATCCTGTTCCGCGAACTGTTCTCGATCTGGACGACGAACTGGCTGCTGTGGTTCGGCATCGTCTTCGTCGGCTTCGTGATCT from Polymorphum gilvum SL003B-26A1 carries:
- a CDS encoding branched-chain amino acid ABC transporter permease translates to MQFVFLMEQVVNGLVLGGYYLLIALGLSLIFSVGGIVNLSHGAFYALGAYVSIEIAKYLGFAGGAILSPVIVGLLGILFERFILRRFYTADPILSLLVTFGFAMIGEQLIRILWGAAPIPVSMPAAMKGPVMVGDFLFSRYRLFLLAVVVVILAGIWFLLNKTAFGRVVRAGIQKPDMVAALGIRLQPYMTAVIVLGVGLAALGGALFAPITIVHPAMGAEILTVAFVVVVIGGLGSFWGVIVAALMVGVVRGVTIHFVPAAGAASMYLLMFLVLMLRPRGLFGERIEKFE